The following nucleotide sequence is from Brachyspira suanatina.
TGTCCGAATACTATTAAATTTATGAAATCAAATTGTAAAATGCTTGTGTCCTGTGCCTCATCTAGTATTAATGATGATATATTATCTCTTATTTCTTTTGATATGGCATCGTTTTCTAATGCTTCTATAGCTTTGTACATCATATCTTCATGAGAGTATATGCCTATATTAGATTTTACTTTTTCTATATGATTGTATGTTTCTTTTATAAAATCTATTACTGCTTTATAATTTTCTTCGTTATATAATATATCTATATAATTAAGCATAGAGTTAGTGCATTGTTTTAAATCTTCTAATACAGCTCTGAATTCATCATGTTTTGTATTTCCTAATTTGGCATCTGATACATTGCTTAATGCAATTCTAATATATTCATAATCTTCTGATTTTAATTCCTTTGATTTTTCTTTATTTTTTATCAAATCAATTTTTTGAAGAAGAAGAGATATTCTATTTTTACATTCTGTTATAAATTTTCCGCTTTTTAAATTATCATTTATAAGTTCTATACTATAATTATATATATTATTATATAGCTTATCATATTCTTTATCATCTATTTTTATTATTTCTAATGCTCTTTCTTCAAATCTATTTATATTTTCAAGTCTTGGCTTTATTTTTAGTAAGAAATGAAGTATTCTTTGTGCAAATTTATTTTTACTGTCTTCTGTGGATATTCTATATAGAGAGCGTATGGTTTCAGCATGTTTTGACTGTCTTAAAATATTTAAAATCTCGCTTTTTAATGTTTCCTGAATATCAATGCTATCTTCCAATATTGCCATATTAGGAGGTATGGAAAGATACATTGCATTTTCCATAGCTATAGAATTGGCAAATGCATTTATTGTTGAAATTTTAGCACTTGTTAATATATCTTTATAAATATTCTGCCAGTATTTTTTTTCTTTTAAAGATTTTTCATCATTTGCGTTTTTTATAGAATCTATTTTATTTCTTACTTTCGATCTTATTCTGAAAAGCATTTCATTAGCTGCTGCTTTTGTGAAAGTGATAACTACTATATTTGAAACTTTTTCCTTATTTTCTAATAATTTTATATATATCTCTGTTATTGTGCTTGTTTTTCCTGTTCCTGCCGATGCATTAACAAAGCATAAGCCATTATCTTCAAAACATTTTATTATATCTTTTTGCTTATCATTTAAATTGAATACCATTTTTATATGATAACATAAATATTTAATAATTCAAATTAAAATGCTTGAAAAATATATTATATATATTATTATAAAAACCTAATTAATTTTATTAATTTGGACTATTTTATTTTGGAGATTTTATGAATAAAAACAATATAGGCTATATTTTCTTTATAGCCTTTATATTCCTGTCTATATTTATAATGTATAAATTATTGAGGCCTTTCGGCATGATAATATTTTTTGCCGTTGTTTTTTATGTCATATTAAATCCACTTTTTATAAAGGCTATGGGTAATAGCTATAAAAAAACAGATAAACTTTCTATAATCAAAAAAAATACTTTAGCATTGCTTTTTTCTCTTATATCTTTAATTATATTTTTGGTTCCTACAAGTATATTAGCCTATACTATAATAGTTCAGCTTATAGATATTTCTAATATTGGTATTAAATATTTTATGAATTTAGATGTTAATGAAGTTATGAATAATTCTAACATAAATAATTTTCTTAAATCATTGCCTATAGATGTTTCTATGGAAAGTATATTAAAAAGGATACAAGATTCTTCTCTTTCAAATTTAACATTTATAAGTTCGTATCTTACTCAAAATGTAGCTAGTTTATTAAAAAGTACAGGCGGATTTGTAAGTTCATTTATATTTATGATGTTCTCATTATTTTTCTTTTTTGTAGACGGAGAATATTTAATAGGTCAGGTAAGAACATTAGTTCCTATAGATGCAAAATATCTTGACAGACTTATAAAACAGGTTTCTGAAGGTATAAAAGGAATAGTATTTGGAAATTTGTTTACAGGAATGTTTCAGGGTTTTTGTGCTTTTATAGTATATACTATATTTGGAGTTTCCAATTCATTTACATTTGCATTTCTTACTATAATAGCGTCTTTTATGCCTATAATAGGAACTACTATAATATGGATACCTTTAGGAATATTGTTTCTAATAAATGGTGAAATTATTAAAGCCATTATATTTATAGTATGTTCATGGTTCTTTATTACAATACCTGATAATTTTGTACGTCCTTTGCTTCTTGGAAACAGAATAGAGCTTCACCCATTATTTATTTTCTTTGCTATACTTGGAGGTGTATTATTCTTTGGACTTTCAGGAATCATATTGGGACCTTTGAGTTTTATACTATTCTTTGAGATTATGAAAATATACAATGAAGAAAGATTATTAGAGGCAAAAAAGGAAAGAATGTTAAAAAAACGAAGATTATCATAATGTAAGTAAAATTATTAAGAGTTTATCTATGACAAAAATATTGATTATAGGAATGAATTATATAGGGGATACTATATTTATAACTCCTCTAATAAGAGCTGTAAAAAAACATTATAATGACTGTACTATTGATGTTGTAAATGGTGCTAGAGGAATAGATATTTTAAAAGAGAATCCATATATAAATAATATTATAGTTAGAGATGATAAAGTATCAGAATATATAAAAAATCAGAATTATGATGTAGGTATTACAGCTACAACAGCATTTTACGGTGCTTCACTTTTATATAAAGCAAAAATACCAATAAGAGCAGGAGTAAACAGTGAATGCCGAGGATTCCTTCTTAATAAAAAAACTTCTTGGAAAAAGCATAAAAGACATATAGTAGATACTATACTTTCTATATTGAAGCCTATGAATATAAAAGAAGACGGTATAAATACAGAAATATTTTTATCTGAAGAAGAAAATGAATTTGGTATTGATAAAATGAAAAATTATAAAAATGCTTTGCTTGTTCATGGCGGTGCTACTAGAATAAGTAAAAGGTATGGCATAGACAATTTTTCAAAACTTATAGATATGTTTTATAAAGAAAAACAAGTACCTATAATAGTTATAGGATCTAAAGATGATTTAGATTTTTCTGATGAAATGAAAAAAAGATTAGGAAATATAATAGCTGATGATTTTACTAATAAATTAAGTATCAGAGAACTTATATCTGTAATTAAACATTCTTATGCATTGATTGGAGGCGATAGTGCCCCTCTTCATATAGCTAATGCCAGCAATATATATTCTATAGGCATATTCGGAGATACTTTGCCTTTGATTTACGGAGCCAGAGGAGATAAAGCTATAAATATAGAGGCTAGAAAAAAATATTGCACAGTATTAAAAAGTTTTCATTGTGAGTATATGAAAAGAGGATGCAAAACTATTGACTGCTTAAAAAAACTTGAGCCCGAAGAAATTCTTCCATCGCTTTTGTCTGTTTATAAAGGTATTTAAGATACATTTTATATAAAATTTATTTATTAATTATATAAATAAGAAATCTGTAATTGTAAGGATATACATGTTTAATAAAATAGATTTAAATAATTATAATAGAAAAGAGCATTATGAAATGTATATGAATAATATTCCATGTACATATAGCATAACAGTGCCTTTAAATATTACAAAATTTAAAAAAACTGTTAAAGATAAAAATATTAAATTTTATGCATCTGTTATTTACTTAATATCAAAAGTTGTAAATAAATACAAAGAATTTAAAATGGCATTGAATGATAATAAAGAACTTGGTTATTATGATATTATAAGTCCAAGTTATACTATATTTCATAATGATACAAAAACTTTTTCATCCATTCATACTGAATATAATGAAAAATTTGATTTGTTTTATAAAAATTATATTTCAGATATGGAAACTTATGGAGAAAATAAAACTTTTTTAGCTAAGCCATGCAATATAAAAAATATATTTAATATTTCATCTCTTCCATTATCAACTTTTACTAGTTTTAATCTTAATTTACCCAATAGTTTTGAATATTTAGCTCCGATATTTACTATAGGAAAATATTATACAGATGATAAAAACAATATAATGATGCCTTTATGTTTACAAATACATCATAGTGTATGTGATGGATATCATGTGGGTATTTTCTTTGAAGATTTACAGCATGAATTTGATGAATTCTATTTATTATATTGAATTCTTCCTTGAAAAAATATAACTTTATTATAAAATATATGTTAATAACATTATATTTAATTAAAAATTTGTTTTTTATTTATAATAAGAGTTTTATATAATATTAATTGAGGTTTATGATAGTATGAAATTTACATTGAATAAGTTATATTTATATTTATTTATATTTTTATCTTTATTTTTTATATCCTGTGCTACAACTTCTAAAAACACATCAAGCGGCGGCGTATATGTAGGAGAGGAAACTGGAGAGATTGGAATAGTTAATAATTGGAAGAATCCTGATTTCAAGGGTGGAAAAACCACAAAAATAGTTGCCGAAGGTTATGCATCTGCTGACGGAAGAGGAGAAGCTGATGCTATAGAAAGATCCATTGAAAGTGCTAAAAGAAATGCAGTAGAGCAGGCAGTTGGTTCTATAGTTAATGGAAGTACTTTGGTAGAAAATAACAGACTTATAAGCTCTAAAATATATGATAATACAACAGGATATATATCTGCATATAAAGTTATAAATATATCTAAATCCGGTTCTGTTTGGTATTCTAAAATAGAGGCTACAGTTGGTGTGGACATGCTTCAAGATAATCTTCAGGCTATGGGCATACTTATGGACAGAAAAAATCTTCCTCTTATAGTTGTGCTTGTTACAGATGAAACAGGAAATTTAAGCGAATCTTTTAATGTAGAATTAGAAAAAAATATGAGTGAGAAAGGATTTAAATTTGTTAGTCCTTCATCATTAGAAAATGTAATGAGAAAAGAAAATATAACTTACGAAGATACAAGAGGTTCACGTTCATCTTCTTCGATAAAAAAGATAGCCGATGCTACAGGAGCACAAATAGCTATAATAGGTAAAGCAGATGCAGCTTTCTTTACAACTATACAAGGTACTGCTATGAAAAGTTATAGAAGCGATGTTGCAATAACAGCTATTAATATATCAGATTATTCTACTATAGCCCGTGCTACACATCAGGCAGGCGGTGTTGGAGGAAGTGATAAGGATGCACATTCCATAGCTTTGGTTAAATCAGCAGATTATGTATCAGATGATTTTGTTAATCAGATAGTTAATAAATGGCAAAGCGAAGTTCAAAACGGTACAGAGTATACTATATATGTAAGCGGGCTTGATTTTAATGAATCTATAGGTTTTGAAGAAGCTATGAAAAAGAATATAGGCGGATTAAAAAATATTTATAATAGAGGAGTATCTGGAGAGTCTTCAAGATATGTAGTTACTTATGTAGGAAGCAGCAGAGATTTGGCTGTTGATATTAATTCTAAAGCTAAAAATATGGGCTATCAAATAATAATAAATAGCTTTGATGATAAAACTATCACTTTGAAGGCAAGTAAGAGGTAATTTTTCTGCTATGGATATTAAAGAAAGATTAGTTGTTCATACTTGCTGTGCTGTTTGTATGTCTTATCCTCGTACTATTTTAGAGGATTATGATACTGTGTTTTATTTTTATAATCCTAATATATATCCTATCGAAGAATATAAAAGAAGAAGGGATGAGTTTATAAATTATACAAATACTTTGGGTATAAAAACTTATATATCTGAAGAAGATGATGATGTTGCAAAATGGTACAATGATATAAAAGGTTTTGAAAATGAACCTGAAAAAGGGGCAAGATGCAGCATTTGTTTTAAGCATAGAATGAAAAAGGCTTTTGAATATGCTAAAAGTATAAATGCTAAATATGTTGCTACTGTAATGACTGTAAGCCCGCATAAAAACAGTAAAGTTATTGAGATGATAGGTAAAAGTTTAGCAGAGAATTATGAAGGAATAGAGTATTTGCATTTTGACTTTAAGAAAAAAGACGGATTTAAAAAGACTAATATAATAGCTAATGAAGCTGGACTTTATAGACAAAATTATTGCGGATGTGAATTTAGTATAAGATAATTTAATATATATTATTCGTTTTTTTCTTCGTTTTTTATTATATTGTTTAAATGATCTATCATATTTCCTATAAAATCCAATTTATTTTCTTCAAATTTTTTAAGTTTTTCTGATATTGCAAATATTTTTTCTTCTGAAGATTTTAAATTGTATGGTTTCATGTTTAATAATATATCCGGAGATGTTTCTAATGCTTTACAGATTTTATTTAGATTTTTTATTGATATATTTCTATTTCCAACTTCTACACCCTGAAGATATTTTCCGGAAAGAGAAGATTTTTCAGCTAATTCATCTATAGTCATTTTTTTGTTTTTTCTTAATTCTCTTATATTTTGACCTAAATTTTTTAATACTACTTCTGTATCCATCATAAAAAACTCCATTCATACTTATGTCTATTTATTTATGATATACAAAAATTTTAATTAAAAAAACAATTTATAATTTGATTATTAGTGAAAAAAGTATATTTTTGGTGTTTTATAGTGGGTATGTTTTGTTTATTATAAATAAAAAAGCTGCCAATAATAAATATCAGCAGCCTTATGAAAATTACTTTAATTTAATTAAGCATAAGTGCTTAATCTTTCACCTACACCAGGTCTCATAGGTGCAGAAACAGCTTGAGGCTGCATGCTAGTCATGATTTTATCAACAGCCTGAGCTTGCATGTCTGAAGTTTTTCTTATCATGCTTAAAGAAATATCTTGTTTAAGCATTCCAGTAGAATAAGAACTATAAGCTGAAAGATCCATAGTATATACCTCCATTTAAAATTATAAATTTAAAACTAATTTACTATATAATTGTAAATCAATGCTATATTAAATCAAGAAAAATATTTAAAAATGTTTAAAAATAAACTTTATAGAATGTGTTATGATAACAATATGGTTTACATAATGTATTTTTTTGTTAAAAAAGATGACCAATTATGTTTTCATTATTTTTATTTTTTATCAACTTACAGAGCAGTACTTTCACATAATTGGTCAAAACTAATAATTAAGCATATACATCCAAAGTCTTTCCAATATTGTTGTTTATAGGAGCAGATGATCCCTGAGGAGTTACCATGCTTGCAACTTTATCAGCAGACTGAGCAGAGCCGTAAGCAGAAGAGTTGTAAACATTTAATCCTGCAGAAGTCATATGTCTAGTCAATGGAAACATATCGGATGAATAAATAG
It contains:
- a CDS encoding AI-2E family transporter: MNKNNIGYIFFIAFIFLSIFIMYKLLRPFGMIIFFAVVFYVILNPLFIKAMGNSYKKTDKLSIIKKNTLALLFSLISLIIFLVPTSILAYTIIVQLIDISNIGIKYFMNLDVNEVMNNSNINNFLKSLPIDVSMESILKRIQDSSLSNLTFISSYLTQNVASLLKSTGGFVSSFIFMMFSLFFFFVDGEYLIGQVRTLVPIDAKYLDRLIKQVSEGIKGIVFGNLFTGMFQGFCAFIVYTIFGVSNSFTFAFLTIIASFMPIIGTTIIWIPLGILFLINGEIIKAIIFIVCSWFFITIPDNFVRPLLLGNRIELHPLFIFFAILGGVLFFGLSGIILGPLSFILFFEIMKIYNEERLLEAKKERMLKKRRLS
- a CDS encoding glycosyltransferase family 9 protein, with the protein product MTKILIIGMNYIGDTIFITPLIRAVKKHYNDCTIDVVNGARGIDILKENPYINNIIVRDDKVSEYIKNQNYDVGITATTAFYGASLLYKAKIPIRAGVNSECRGFLLNKKTSWKKHKRHIVDTILSILKPMNIKEDGINTEIFLSEEENEFGIDKMKNYKNALLVHGGATRISKRYGIDNFSKLIDMFYKEKQVPIIVIGSKDDLDFSDEMKKRLGNIIADDFTNKLSIRELISVIKHSYALIGGDSAPLHIANASNIYSIGIFGDTLPLIYGARGDKAINIEARKKYCTVLKSFHCEYMKRGCKTIDCLKKLEPEEILPSLLSVYKGI
- the catA gene encoding type A chloramphenicol O-acetyltransferase, whose product is MFNKIDLNNYNRKEHYEMYMNNIPCTYSITVPLNITKFKKTVKDKNIKFYASVIYLISKVVNKYKEFKMALNDNKELGYYDIISPSYTIFHNDTKTFSSIHTEYNEKFDLFYKNYISDMETYGENKTFLAKPCNIKNIFNISSLPLSTFTSFNLNLPNSFEYLAPIFTIGKYYTDDKNNIMMPLCLQIHHSVCDGYHVGIFFEDLQHEFDEFYLLY
- a CDS encoding DUF6175 family protein produces the protein MKFTLNKLYLYLFIFLSLFFISCATTSKNTSSGGVYVGEETGEIGIVNNWKNPDFKGGKTTKIVAEGYASADGRGEADAIERSIESAKRNAVEQAVGSIVNGSTLVENNRLISSKIYDNTTGYISAYKVINISKSGSVWYSKIEATVGVDMLQDNLQAMGILMDRKNLPLIVVLVTDETGNLSESFNVELEKNMSEKGFKFVSPSSLENVMRKENITYEDTRGSRSSSSIKKIADATGAQIAIIGKADAAFFTTIQGTAMKSYRSDVAITAINISDYSTIARATHQAGGVGGSDKDAHSIALVKSADYVSDDFVNQIVNKWQSEVQNGTEYTIYVSGLDFNESIGFEEAMKKNIGGLKNIYNRGVSGESSRYVVTYVGSSRDLAVDINSKAKNMGYQIIINSFDDKTITLKASKR
- a CDS encoding epoxyqueuosine reductase QueH, producing MDIKERLVVHTCCAVCMSYPRTILEDYDTVFYFYNPNIYPIEEYKRRRDEFINYTNTLGIKTYISEEDDDVAKWYNDIKGFENEPEKGARCSICFKHRMKKAFEYAKSINAKYVATVMTVSPHKNSKVIEMIGKSLAENYEGIEYLHFDFKKKDGFKKTNIIANEAGLYRQNYCGCEFSIR
- a CDS encoding helix-turn-helix domain-containing protein, encoding MMDTEVVLKNLGQNIRELRKNKKMTIDELAEKSSLSGKYLQGVEVGNRNISIKNLNKICKALETSPDILLNMKPYNLKSSEEKIFAISEKLKKFEENKLDFIGNMIDHLNNIIKNEEKNE
- a CDS encoding putative motility protein; translation: MDLSAYSSYSTGMLKQDISLSMIRKTSDMQAQAVDKIMTSMQPQAVSAPMRPGVGERLSTYA